The following proteins are co-located in the Granulicella pectinivorans genome:
- a CDS encoding vitamin B12-dependent ribonucleotide reductase, translating to MSPIKQATAPETGTENKTKRGGAGLQFVRHFSTAGVSPYDQVTWEFRDAIIQDWKGKLIFEQKGVEVPADWSMTATNIVASKYLHGLNGTEERESGVRALITRVAESIRDWGIRDGYFKTDEDAAIFYDELAHLLLNQKVAFNSPVWFNVGCDRLEPNSDAQNWHWNKHSCAIEFSVTGYSKPQCSACFINSVQDSLDSILTLAKTEGMLFKWGSGAGSNLSAIRGSMETLSGGGTASGPLSFMRGFDAFAGVIKSGGKTRRAAKMVVLNIDHPDIEDFIECKVKEEEKAWHLMQAGYDGSGPDSEAYSSIFFQNANNSVRVTDEFMQAYEKDGNFSTKTVKGREPVKEYKARDLMNKIAEATWQCGDPGMQYDTTINKWHTSKNTARINASNPCSEYMFLDDSACNLASFNLLKFLTPGGQFDVASYRHAIAVVTTAMEIIVDSAGYPTEMIAKNSHDYRPLGLGYANLGALLMAFGLPYDSDAGRDFAGTLTAILCGDAYWQSARIAETCPPLAGATNLTKQTEITGGACPGFYVNREPFLDVIRMHRAEVNHIGNSRATTTEPFVVPHLDSLIDAAKDAWDGALAHGEKYGYRNSQVTVLAPTGTIGFMMDCDTTGVEPDLALVKYKKLVGGGMIKIVNSTVPSALIKLGYSEADVNAIVSYIDATGTIEGAPAIKPEHLAVFDCSFKPAKGTRSIHYMGHIKMMAAAQPFLSGAISKTVNLPNDCSVQDIADAYVESWKRGIKAVAIYRDGSKGTQPLNVSAQTDDNKKGTKVLTSAEAAAAPGSTEELKTALANLDLTKARVLELEAQMKALAMSATQNSESVDAKEPPRAVRHRLPAERASVTHKFALSGHEGYITVGLYPNGSPGEIFIRMAKEGSTVSGLMDSFATAISLALQHGVPLRVLCEKFAHTRFEPSGWTGNPEIGYAKSVMDYIFRWIQIRFLSGTQLDLFAGLSSPASVPVTGTISAPANTVSLHAEASLHPVQEYADRSAPRGGIAPDLTASSGLEAAPAGTLEDRGIYHTASAMKDLYDMGDSPSCATCGAIMTRSGSCYRCNECGSTSGCS from the coding sequence ATGTCCCCCATCAAGCAAGCCACAGCACCCGAGACCGGAACTGAAAACAAGACCAAGCGCGGTGGCGCCGGCCTTCAATTCGTCCGTCACTTCTCCACGGCAGGCGTCTCCCCCTACGACCAGGTCACCTGGGAGTTCCGCGACGCCATCATTCAGGATTGGAAGGGCAAGCTGATCTTCGAGCAGAAGGGCGTCGAAGTCCCTGCCGACTGGTCCATGACCGCGACCAACATCGTCGCCTCGAAGTATCTCCATGGCCTCAACGGGACCGAGGAGCGCGAGTCGGGTGTCCGCGCTCTCATCACCCGCGTCGCTGAATCGATTCGCGACTGGGGCATCCGCGATGGCTACTTCAAGACGGACGAAGACGCTGCGATCTTCTATGACGAGCTCGCGCACCTGCTGCTGAACCAGAAGGTGGCCTTCAACTCGCCCGTATGGTTCAACGTCGGCTGCGATCGTCTGGAGCCGAACTCCGATGCGCAGAACTGGCATTGGAACAAGCACTCCTGCGCGATTGAATTTTCCGTCACCGGCTACTCCAAGCCGCAGTGCTCGGCCTGCTTCATCAACTCCGTGCAGGACTCGCTCGACTCCATCCTGACGCTGGCCAAGACCGAAGGCATGCTCTTCAAGTGGGGCTCGGGCGCCGGTTCGAACCTGTCGGCCATCCGTGGCTCGATGGAAACTCTCTCGGGTGGCGGCACCGCATCCGGCCCGCTCAGTTTCATGCGCGGCTTCGACGCGTTCGCCGGCGTCATCAAGTCCGGTGGCAAGACCCGTCGCGCCGCCAAGATGGTGGTCCTCAACATCGATCACCCGGATATCGAAGACTTCATCGAGTGCAAGGTGAAGGAAGAAGAGAAGGCCTGGCATCTCATGCAGGCTGGCTACGACGGGTCCGGTCCGGACTCCGAGGCCTACTCGTCCATCTTCTTCCAGAACGCCAACAACTCCGTTCGCGTCACCGACGAGTTCATGCAGGCGTACGAGAAGGACGGCAACTTCTCCACGAAGACCGTCAAGGGCCGCGAGCCGGTGAAGGAGTATAAGGCACGCGACCTGATGAACAAGATCGCGGAGGCCACCTGGCAGTGCGGCGACCCCGGCATGCAATATGACACCACCATCAACAAGTGGCACACCTCGAAGAATACGGCTCGCATCAACGCATCGAATCCGTGCTCGGAGTACATGTTCCTCGATGATTCGGCCTGCAACTTGGCCAGCTTCAATCTGCTCAAGTTCCTCACGCCGGGCGGCCAGTTCGACGTCGCCTCCTATCGTCACGCGATCGCGGTCGTCACTACCGCGATGGAGATCATTGTGGACTCGGCTGGCTACCCAACCGAGATGATCGCCAAGAACTCGCACGACTATCGTCCGCTCGGCCTTGGCTATGCGAACCTTGGCGCGCTGCTGATGGCCTTCGGTCTACCCTACGACTCCGATGCCGGTCGCGACTTCGCCGGCACCCTCACCGCGATCCTCTGCGGCGATGCGTACTGGCAGTCGGCGCGTATCGCCGAGACCTGCCCACCGCTCGCCGGCGCAACGAACCTCACCAAGCAGACCGAGATTACCGGCGGCGCTTGCCCCGGCTTCTACGTCAACCGTGAGCCGTTCCTCGATGTCATCCGCATGCACCGTGCCGAAGTGAACCACATCGGCAATTCGCGTGCGACGACCACCGAGCCCTTCGTCGTTCCGCACCTCGACTCGCTCATTGATGCGGCCAAGGATGCATGGGATGGCGCGCTCGCCCACGGAGAAAAGTACGGCTACCGCAACTCGCAGGTCACCGTCCTCGCACCCACCGGCACCATCGGCTTCATGATGGATTGCGATACCACCGGCGTCGAGCCCGATCTCGCTCTGGTGAAGTACAAGAAGCTGGTCGGCGGCGGCATGATCAAGATCGTCAACTCCACCGTGCCTTCGGCGCTCATCAAGCTCGGGTACTCCGAGGCGGATGTGAACGCGATCGTCAGCTACATCGACGCAACCGGCACCATCGAAGGCGCGCCGGCCATCAAGCCGGAGCACCTCGCCGTCTTCGATTGCTCGTTCAAGCCCGCCAAGGGTACGCGCTCCATCCATTACATGGGCCACATCAAGATGATGGCTGCGGCACAGCCGTTCCTCTCGGGCGCGATCTCGAAGACGGTCAACCTGCCCAACGACTGCTCGGTGCAGGACATCGCCGACGCATACGTCGAGAGCTGGAAGCGCGGCATCAAGGCTGTCGCCATCTACCGCGATGGATCGAAGGGCACGCAGCCCCTCAATGTCTCCGCGCAGACCGACGACAACAAGAAGGGCACCAAGGTGCTGACCAGCGCAGAAGCAGCCGCAGCGCCGGGATCGACCGAGGAGCTCAAGACCGCTCTCGCCAATCTCGACCTGACCAAGGCTCGCGTGCTGGAACTGGAGGCGCAGATGAAGGCGCTCGCCATGTCCGCTACGCAAAACTCCGAGTCGGTCGACGCCAAGGAGCCTCCGCGGGCGGTTCGCCATCGCCTCCCTGCCGAGCGCGCCTCGGTGACCCACAAGTTCGCTCTCTCCGGGCACGAAGGCTACATCACCGTCGGGCTCTACCCGAACGGCTCGCCGGGTGAGATCTTCATCCGCATGGCCAAGGAGGGCTCCACCGTCTCCGGCCTGATGGACTCGTTCGCGACCGCCATCTCGCTGGCCCTGCAGCATGGCGTCCCCCTGCGAGTTCTGTGCGAGAAGTTCGCACACACCCGCTTCGAGCCCAGCGGCTGGACCGGCAACCCGGAGATCGGATACGCCAAGTCGGTGATGGATTACATCTTCCGGTGGATCCAGATTCGCTTCCTCTCCGGCACGCAGCTTGACCTCTTCGCGGGTCTCTCGTCTCCGGCGAGCGTTCCGGTCACGGGCACCATCTCGGCCCCGGCCAACACGGTCAGCCTGCACGCCGAAGCCTCGCTTCATCCGGTCCAGGAGTATGCGGACCGTTCGGCGCCCCGTGGCGGCATCGCTCCCGATCTGACGGCAAGCTCCGGTCTCGAAGCGGCTCCTGCCGGCACCCTCGAAGACCGCGGCATCTACCACACGGCCAGCGCCATGAAGGACCTCTACGACATGGGCGATTCCCCAAGCTGCGCGACCTGCGGCGCCATCATGACGCGGTCCGGTTCCTGCTACCGCTGCAACGAGTGCGGCAGCACCAGCGGCTGCAGCTAG